A window of the Helianthus annuus cultivar XRQ/B chromosome 4, HanXRQr2.0-SUNRISE, whole genome shotgun sequence genome harbors these coding sequences:
- the LOC110933626 gene encoding uncharacterized protein LOC110933626, protein MPSPHPDNDLINENDLIAQNVSCENEEVTNLSDNNADVIERDEDGCDDECGGSKIGIGYSGDSYSTVNWFAWNCNKENNTSFQNDCNGHVPKFNIRDDRNGRVPTFKNHNHDNVVIECHDLNSAFCDEKVVCKPPVFVPELKQNRFGKFLTEEIPKFVPSHTGVSESDKEPNEESSSEDSSTTTSEGGEGNSNEDRDSDFQTYQEWESSNDSETSVTNADKKIENLEPSGVQEPTTPNDSAGLDDRDPLEKDFHIDDCTSSDDESKTNESVGESKSKDHLKLSNITSVNMLRQAQSNPLPLLHHTELQSLKSHSRIVLGVEKKVM, encoded by the coding sequence ATGCCATCTCCTCATCCTGATAATGATTTGATTAATGAAAATGATCTTATTGCTCAAAATGTTTCTTGTGAAAATGAAGAGGTTACTAACCTTTCTGATAACAATGCAGATGTGATAGAACGTGATGAAGATGGATGCGATGACGAATGTGGTGGTTCAAAGATAGGCATAGGctattcaggcgacagttattccaccgtTAACTGGTTCGCCTGGAATTGTAATAAGGAAAACAATACTTCGTTTCAAAATGACTGTAATGGCCATGTGCCTAAATTTAACATTCGGGATGACCGTAATGGCCGTGTGCCTACATTTAAAAACCACAACCACGACAATGTGGTGATTGAATGTCATGATTTAAATTCTGCTTTTTGTGATGAAAAAGTTGTGTGTAAACCTCCCGTGTTTGTTCCAGAATTGAAACAAAACAGATTCGGAAAATTCCTCACCGAGGAAATTCCAAAATTTGTTCCATCTCATACAGGTGTGTCAGAGTCTGATAAGGAGCCAAATGAAGAAAGCAGCAGTGAAGACTCAAGCACCACAACTTCAGAAGGTGGCGAAGGAAACTCAAATGAGGATCGTGATTCGGATTTTCAGACATATCAAGAATGGGAAAGCTCAAATGACTCAGAAACTTCAGTAACAAATGCTGATAAAAAGATTGAAAACCTTGAACCGTCGGGTGTTCAAGAACCAACGACCCCAAATGACTCTGCAGGTCTTGATGATCGAGATCCATTGGAAAAAGACTTCCACATTGATGATTGCACGAGTTCAGATGATGAATCAAAGACAAATGAAAGTGTTGGGGAGTCAAAATCAAAAGATCATCTGAAGTTGTCGAACATCACGTCTGTCAACATGCTGAGACAAGCTCAAAGCAATCCCCTCCCCTTGTTGCATCACACGGAACTGCAAAGTCTCAAAAGCCATTCAAGGATTGTTTTAGGTGTGGAAAAGAAGGTCATGTGA